A genomic window from Sphingobacterium sp. BN32 includes:
- the yihA gene encoding ribosome biogenesis GTP-binding protein YihA/YsxC, whose amino-acid sequence MIVKDAEFICSNTEIDKLPIANLPEYAFIGRSNVGKSSLINAMTGRKGLAKTSQKPGKTQLINHFLINKTWYLVDLPGYGFAQTSKKNRATWEKFIRAYLINRVNLQCVYVLIDSRLEPQKIDLDFVFWLGEQGIPFQMIFTKADKQSGVKSDQNIAKFRRAMKKWFEEIPTHFLTSSETKLGCELVLENIDAINQQFESPIE is encoded by the coding sequence ATGATCGTAAAAGACGCAGAATTTATTTGCAGCAATACGGAAATTGATAAGTTACCTATTGCCAATCTACCGGAATATGCCTTTATTGGTCGTTCAAACGTCGGAAAGTCCTCGCTAATTAACGCGATGACCGGTAGAAAGGGCTTAGCTAAAACTTCTCAAAAGCCGGGTAAAACACAGTTGATCAATCATTTCCTGATTAATAAAACCTGGTATTTGGTGGATTTACCGGGTTATGGTTTTGCGCAGACATCAAAAAAGAATAGAGCGACCTGGGAAAAATTCATTCGTGCTTACTTAATCAATCGAGTTAATTTACAATGCGTATATGTGCTGATTGATAGTAGATTAGAGCCACAGAAGATTGACTTAGATTTTGTGTTTTGGTTAGGGGAGCAGGGAATACCCTTCCAGATGATCTTTACCAAAGCTGATAAGCAATCGGGCGTTAAGTCGGATCAGAATATCGCAAAATTCCGTAGAGCCATGAAAAAGTGGTTTGAGGAGATACCGACTCATTTCCTGACTTCGTCTGAAACGAAATTAGGTTGTGAATTGGTATTAGAGAATATTGATGCTATTAACCAACAATTTGAGTCGCCGATCGAGTAA
- the cmk gene encoding (d)CMP kinase, with protein MKNGNFVIAIDGFSSCGKSTVAKALAKKLNFVFVDSGAMYRAVTLYFQRNNISLSDDAAIKSAIENIHIDLVPLADKTQVLLNGEDVSDAIRTMEVSEYVSEVSAIKAVRHAMVKQQQALGAKRNIVMDGRDIGTTVFPNADLKVFMTASPQVRAERRFAELTAKGEVITMEEVKDNLSHRDHIDSTREESPLRQADDAVVLDNSELNQEEQLAFVVDLVNKRMQTA; from the coding sequence ATGAAAAATGGCAACTTCGTGATTGCAATAGATGGATTCTCATCTTGTGGTAAAAGTACCGTGGCAAAAGCTTTAGCCAAGAAATTGAACTTTGTGTTTGTAGATAGCGGGGCGATGTATCGCGCCGTAACGCTATATTTCCAACGTAATAATATTAGCCTGAGTGATGACGCTGCGATTAAATCGGCTATTGAAAACATCCATATCGATTTAGTTCCTCTCGCGGATAAAACGCAGGTACTCTTAAATGGTGAAGATGTATCTGATGCAATCCGAACGATGGAAGTGTCGGAATATGTGAGTGAGGTTAGTGCAATTAAAGCTGTTCGCCATGCAATGGTAAAGCAGCAGCAAGCCTTAGGGGCAAAGCGTAACATCGTGATGGACGGTCGCGATATCGGAACAACCGTATTTCCAAATGCTGATTTGAAAGTTTTCATGACAGCTAGTCCTCAAGTTCGTGCGGAAAGAAGATTTGCAGAGCTTACTGCAAAAGGAGAGGTCATCACCATGGAAGAGGTTAAAGATAATCTGTCCCACCGTGATCATATTGATAGCACCAGAGAGGAAAGCCCATTAAGACAGGCAGATGATGCCGTCGTATTAGATAATAGCGAATTAAATCAAGAAGAACAATTAGCGTTTGTTGTTGACCTGGTCAACAAAAGAATGCAAACCGCATAA
- a CDS encoding UbiA-like polyprenyltransferase — protein sequence MKKYMSLVLFAHSIFALPFAIIGFFLAINTTSFQFDWKLFVLMLVCMVTARNAAMAFNRYLDRDIDALNPRTAVRDIPAGRISPKQALTFTIINCVIFMVACYFINEMCLVLAPVALFVVLFYSYMKRISPLCHLVLGLGLGLAPVGAYLAVTGAFAIVPIFYGLAVLTWVSGFDIIYALQDEEFDRANGLNSIPANFGGPKALRISEVLHVLSFIFVSLPVFFMPTGWFYYIGLLFYGSLLIYQHRIVSPTDLSKVDRAFMTTNGIASVVFMVFYLLDIAFI from the coding sequence ATGAAGAAATATATGTCGTTGGTGCTTTTTGCACATAGTATTTTCGCACTACCATTTGCTATTATCGGATTTTTCTTAGCAATAAATACAACAAGCTTCCAATTCGATTGGAAGTTATTTGTTTTAATGCTGGTCTGTATGGTCACCGCTAGGAATGCGGCGATGGCCTTTAATAGGTATCTGGATCGGGATATTGATGCGTTAAATCCACGTACAGCGGTTCGTGATATCCCCGCGGGTAGAATATCGCCAAAGCAAGCATTGACTTTCACCATAATAAACTGTGTGATATTTATGGTTGCCTGCTACTTCATCAACGAGATGTGCCTGGTATTGGCACCGGTGGCCTTGTTTGTGGTGCTATTCTATTCCTATATGAAGCGCATATCTCCATTATGCCATTTGGTATTGGGTTTAGGGTTAGGCTTGGCACCTGTCGGAGCCTATTTAGCAGTAACCGGGGCTTTCGCAATTGTTCCCATCTTTTACGGCTTGGCTGTATTAACTTGGGTTAGTGGCTTCGACATCATCTATGCGTTACAAGATGAAGAGTTCGATCGTGCAAATGGCTTGAATTCGATTCCTGCGAATTTCGGCGGACCGAAAGCGCTACGTATTTCCGAAGTCTTACATGTATTGTCTTTTATATTTGTTAGTCTACCTGTATTCTTTATGCCTACAGGTTGGTTCTATTATATAGGATTACTTTTTTACGGAAGTTTATTAATCTACCAACATCGAATTGTGAGCCCCACAGATTTAAGTAAAGTCGACCGTGCCTTTATGACCACTAATGGTATTGCCTCAGTGGTTTTTATGGTCTTTTACCTACTGGATATCGCCTTTATATAA
- the topA gene encoding type I DNA topoisomerase produces the protein MAKNLLIVESPAKAKTIEGYLGKDFLVKSSYGHIRDLVKTDDAIDTENNFKQKYEVPADKKAIVSELKKLAKTAETVWLASDEDREGEAISWHLYETLGLKDENTKRIVFHEITKPAILKAIETPRKIDFNLVNAQQARRVLDRLVGFELSPVLWRKVKPSLSAGRVQSVAVRLIVEREREINRFEAEASYKVVAIFNTGKAREQFKAELPQRFQTSVEAEKFLKDCVEASFTVGSLETKPSKRTPAAPFTTSTLQQEASRKLGFSVARTMQVAQRLYEAGRITYMRTDSVNLSDTALQAARAEIVSAYGDQYHKQRQYRTKSAGAQEAHEAIRPTYFNEHSIDGDNSERRLYELIWKRSIASQMSEAEFEKTTAKIDVSTRKEDFVATGEVLKFDGFLKVYMESTDDDQDGLDDGDSENKLLPPLTTGQDLQLKNMNATERFSRPSARFTEASLVKKLEELGIGRPSTYAPTISTIQNRGYVVKEDRDGKERVYEVISLENGQVSSTKKTEITGAERSKLFPTDIGVLVNDFLVQHFNDIVDYNFTATVEKEFDEIAQGYKEWTDMLSNFYGPFHTEVQDTLENADRATHERELGVDPASGKPVSVRVGRFGPLVQIGSADDEEKPRFASLRKGQMIETITFEEAMDLFNLPKKVGEFEEKEMTVAIGRFGPYIRHNSSFYSLPKGVDPLDVTEEQAVEIIKEKRQKDKDKIIRVFDENPEAKIENGRWGPFVRFGKQNLKIPKGTEVEKITYEDVLKWAEEDSKGGSAKKATRTTKTTKTAKAAKPAAKAKKK, from the coding sequence ATGGCGAAAAATCTATTGATAGTCGAGTCTCCGGCAAAAGCAAAAACAATTGAAGGGTATTTAGGGAAGGATTTTCTTGTGAAGTCCAGCTATGGTCATATCAGAGATTTGGTAAAGACTGATGATGCAATTGATACGGAAAACAACTTTAAGCAGAAGTATGAAGTACCTGCCGATAAGAAAGCGATTGTCAGTGAATTGAAAAAGTTGGCAAAAACTGCAGAGACAGTATGGCTAGCATCCGATGAGGACCGCGAGGGAGAGGCTATTTCATGGCACTTATATGAAACTTTGGGTCTGAAGGATGAGAATACAAAACGTATCGTCTTTCATGAGATCACCAAGCCAGCCATTTTAAAAGCGATAGAGACGCCTAGAAAAATAGATTTCAATTTAGTAAATGCACAACAAGCACGCCGTGTATTAGATAGATTAGTGGGTTTTGAATTATCACCTGTATTGTGGAGGAAAGTTAAGCCCTCTCTTTCCGCAGGTCGGGTTCAGTCTGTTGCTGTACGTTTAATTGTAGAGCGCGAGCGTGAGATTAATAGATTTGAAGCAGAAGCATCTTATAAAGTAGTTGCGATATTTAATACAGGAAAAGCTCGTGAACAATTCAAAGCCGAATTACCACAGCGTTTCCAAACCTCTGTGGAAGCGGAGAAGTTTTTAAAAGACTGTGTTGAAGCTAGCTTCACAGTGGGGAGCCTAGAAACTAAACCTTCGAAAAGAACGCCTGCAGCCCCTTTTACAACCTCGACTTTGCAACAGGAAGCCAGTAGAAAGCTAGGCTTTTCGGTAGCTAGGACGATGCAGGTTGCACAGCGTTTGTATGAGGCCGGACGCATTACCTATATGCGTACCGACTCGGTGAATCTTTCTGATACAGCTTTACAGGCTGCTAGAGCAGAGATTGTAAGTGCCTACGGGGATCAATACCATAAACAAAGACAATACCGTACGAAGAGCGCAGGAGCCCAAGAGGCACACGAGGCGATTCGTCCAACATATTTCAACGAGCACTCTATCGATGGTGACAATTCAGAGCGACGCCTTTATGAGTTGATTTGGAAAAGATCAATCGCATCACAAATGAGCGAAGCTGAGTTCGAGAAAACGACGGCAAAAATTGATGTGTCTACACGTAAAGAAGACTTTGTTGCCACCGGAGAAGTATTGAAATTTGATGGCTTCTTGAAAGTATATATGGAATCGACCGACGATGATCAGGATGGGTTGGATGATGGCGATTCTGAAAACAAGCTATTACCTCCATTGACGACCGGCCAGGACTTGCAGTTGAAGAATATGAACGCTACAGAGCGTTTCTCACGTCCTTCCGCTCGCTTTACGGAGGCTTCTTTGGTAAAGAAATTGGAAGAACTTGGAATCGGACGTCCTTCTACCTATGCGCCGACTATTTCGACTATCCAGAATAGAGGATATGTGGTAAAGGAGGATCGCGACGGTAAAGAACGTGTATATGAAGTGATCAGTTTAGAGAACGGACAAGTTTCCAGTACAAAGAAAACGGAGATTACCGGTGCTGAACGCAGTAAATTATTCCCAACCGATATCGGTGTGCTGGTAAATGATTTTCTAGTTCAACACTTTAATGATATTGTCGATTACAATTTCACTGCTACGGTAGAGAAGGAGTTTGACGAAATTGCACAGGGATATAAAGAATGGACAGACATGCTCTCGAATTTCTATGGCCCGTTCCATACGGAAGTGCAGGACACGCTTGAAAATGCAGACAGAGCAACGCATGAACGCGAGTTAGGTGTTGATCCTGCGTCCGGAAAACCAGTGTCGGTTCGTGTAGGTCGATTCGGACCACTTGTACAGATAGGGTCTGCTGACGATGAAGAGAAGCCTCGCTTCGCTTCTTTGCGCAAGGGCCAGATGATCGAAACGATAACCTTTGAAGAGGCGATGGATTTATTCAACTTGCCTAAGAAGGTTGGGGAATTTGAAGAGAAAGAAATGACGGTTGCAATCGGTCGTTTCGGACCTTATATTCGCCACAACAGCAGCTTCTATTCTTTACCTAAAGGAGTGGATCCTTTGGACGTAACTGAGGAGCAAGCTGTAGAGATTATTAAAGAAAAACGCCAGAAGGATAAAGATAAGATTATCAGAGTTTTTGATGAAAATCCTGAAGCAAAGATTGAAAACGGTAGATGGGGACCTTTCGTACGTTTTGGAAAGCAAAACTTAAAGATTCCGAAAGGAACGGAAGTGGAAAAGATTACCTACGAGGACGTGTTGAAATGGGCTGAAGAGGATAGCAAAGGTGGTTCTGCAAAGAAAGCGACGAGAACTACTAAAACCACTAAAACGGCGAAGGCAGCTAAGCCAGCAGCGAAAGCAAAAAAGAAGTAA